A window from Podospora bellae-mahoneyi strain CBS 112042 chromosome 1 map unlocalized CBS112042p_1, whole genome shotgun sequence encodes these proteins:
- the UAP1 gene encoding UDP-N-acetylglucosamine pyrophosphorylase (COG:M; BUSCO:EOG09262MJW; EggNog:ENOG503NVWY), producing the protein MSAQEPTPEQVSQLKAKYELAAQDQVFTFWDSLSSTEKASLFQQLSLFDPTYINTIFAKTLAPLAKDEKPASLEPLPEAARASILDSDPADIERWYRSGLDLIAANKVAVVLMAGGQGTRLGSSAPKGCFDIGLPSHKSLFQIQAERIRKIEELAQKKSGSKVTVPWYVMTSGPTRGPTEQFFKEKGYFGLSPENVFIFEQGVLPCISNDGKILLESKSKVAVAPDGNGGIYNALVESKVLDDMKKRGIEHIHAYCVDNCLVKVADPVFIGFSASKNVDIATKVVRKRNATESVGLIVQKNGKPDVVEYSEIDPQIAAEEDPEQPGVLKFRAANIVNHYYSFRFLESIPEWAKSLPHHVARKKIPYADIESGEQVKPTKPNGIKLEQFVFDVFPMLELSKFACLEVRREDEFSPLKNAAGTGEDDPDTSRADITAQGRRWLEAAGAKVAGGVEVSPLLSYGGEGLENYSGQEVKDMLQ; encoded by the exons ATGTCGGCCCAAGAACCAACACCGGAGCAGGTCTCGCAGCTCAAGGCAAAGTACGAGCTTGCTGCCCAGGATCAGGTCTTTACCTTTTGGGATTCGCTCTCGAGCACCGAAAAGGCCTCGCTTTTCCAGCAATTGTCCCTTTTCGACCCTAcctacatcaacaccatcttcgcCAAGACCCTTGCACCCCTAGCAAAGGATGAGAAGCCAGCGTCTCTGGAGCCCCTCCCCGAGGCTGCCCGGGCCAGCATTCTCGACTCAGACCCGGCCGATATCGAAAGATGGTACAGATCCGGTCTCGATCTGATCGCCGCAAACAAGGTGGCCGTGGTTCTCATGGCCGGTGGGCAAGGCACACGGTTGGGCAGCTCTGCGCCCAAGGGCTGCTTCGACATTGGCCTGCCCTCCCACAAGTCTCTGTTCCAGATCCAAGCCGAGCGTATTCGcaagattgaggagcttgCCCAGAAGAAGTCCGGCAGTAAGGTCACGGTCCCATGGTACGTCATGACCTCCGGGCCAACCCGGGGTCCTACCGAGCAGTTCTTCAAGGAAAAGGGGTACTTTGGCCTCAGCCCGGAAAACGTCTTCATTTTCGAGCAGGGAGTTCTCCCCTGCATCTCCAACGATGGAAAGATTCTGTTGGAAAGTAAGAGCAAGGTTGCCGTTGCCCCTGATGGGAACGGCGGTATCTACAATGCATTGGTGGAATCCAAGGTGCTGGACGACATGAAGAAGCGCGGCATTGAGCACATTCACGCTTACTGCGTGGATAACTGCCTTGTCAAGGTGGCCGACCCTGTCTTTATTGGCTTTTCGGCGAGTAAGAACGTCGACATTGCCACCAAGGTCGTGCGCAAGCGCAATGCTACTGAAAGCGTTGGGTTGATTGTACAGAAGAATGGCAAGCCGGACGTGGTTGAGTACAGCGAGATTGATCCCCAAatcgccgccgaggaggaccCAGAGCAACCCGGTGTGCTCAAGTTCCGTGCCGCCAACATTGTCAACCACTACTACTCGTTCCGCTTCCTCGAGAGCATTCCCGAATGGGCCAAGAGCCTGCCACACCACGTTGCCCGCAAGAAGATTCCCTATGCGGACATCGAGTCGGGCGAGCAAGtcaagcccaccaagccaAACGGTATCAAGCTGGAGCAGTTTGTCTTTGATGTGTTCCCCATGCTCGAGCTTAGCAAGTTTGCTTGCTTGGAGGTGCGCCGCGAGGATGAGTTCAGCCCGCTCAAGAATGCCGCGGGCACCGGCGAGGATGACCCGGATACTAGCAGGGCTGATATTACTGCCCAAGGCAGAAGGTGGCTTGAGGCTGCTGGTGCCAAGGTtgcgggtggtgttgaggttaGCCCATTGTTGAGCTAT ggtggtgagggtctTGAAAATTACAGCGGCCAGGAGGTCAAGGATATGCTGCAATAG
- the thp1 gene encoding uracil DNA N-glycosylase Thp1 (COG:L; EggNog:ENOG503NUH6) — protein MSETSSPQKEATDNLPTPTFAGRLKLSEFIFTPEQKKSMPLQQPLRKSPRLLASTSSSTPLLQPSPSIPSPLKRSPSEPPSSISSPSKRKRPKPLPTPPGPLPLLPDAIAPNLILLFVGLNPGLLTSSTGHAYAHPTNLFWRLLHSSGITPRLCAPQEDRLLPSLFSLGLTNIVPRPTRNGAELSKKEMDAGVAVLEEKIREFKPEAVCIVGKSIWESVWRVRHGRGIKKEEFRYGWQERGEDMGKVEGLGEWNGARVFVACSTSGLAATLKPREKEEIFGELGEWVVKRRREREEEKGVGSGTDGGEDGGEGIGQVDDAEVKQES, from the coding sequence ATGTCcgaaacatcatcaccccaaaaagaagcaaccgacaacctccccaccccaacctTCGCCGGCCGTCTCAAACTCTCGGAATTCATCTTCACCCCCGAGCAAAAGAAATCCATgcctctccaacaacccctccgtAAAAGCCCCCGGCTTCTcgcatcaacctcctcatcaacaccactcctccaaccctccccatccataccatcccccctcaaacgCTCCCCCTCagaaccaccatcatcaatatcctccccttcaaaacGCAAAcgccccaaacccctccccaccccacccggcccgctccccctcctcccagacGCCATCGctcccaacctcatcctcctcttcgtcggcCTGAATCCCGGCCTGCTAACTTCCTCTACCGGCCACGCCTACGCCCACCCGACAAATCTCTTCTGGCGCCTGCTCCACTCATCCGGCATCACCCCCCGCCTCTGCGCGCCACAAGAAGACCggctcctcccctccctcttctccctcggGCTCACCAACATTGTCCCCCGACCAACACGGAACGGGGCAGAGCTTtcaaagaaggagatggatgcTGGCGTTGCGGTCCTGGAAGAGAAAATCAGGGAGTTTAAGCCGGAGGCGGTGTGTATTGTTGGGAAGAGCATTTGGGAGAGCGTGTGGAGGGTGAGGCATGGGAGGgggatcaagaaggaggagtttaGGTATGGGTGGCAGGAGCggggggaggatatgggaaaggtggaggggttgggggagtggAATGGGGCGAGGGTGTTTGTTGCTTGCAGTACTAGTGGGTTGGCGGCTACGTTGAAgccgagggagaaggaggagatttttggggagttgggggagtgggttgtcaagaggaggagggagagggaggaggagaagggggtggggagtggaacggatggtggtgaggatggtggtgagggtatAGGGCAGGTTGATGATGCAGAGGTCAAGCAGGAATCATAA
- a CDS encoding uncharacterized protein (EggNog:ENOG503NZ4V; COG:H): MDNFGRSMRLDSNVTTQRLAEVGFVDIKEEVIRIPFNPWPTDTYSRDIGRWFNLVMKQGFQPLCLAPFARGLNKSFSEINDFVEEVKAEAHLHSEKTTVSLARLLVSTTFLKPLGYNKSTPVG, from the exons ATGGACAACTTTGGCCGATCCATGCGTCTCGACAGCAACGTGACCACGCAGCGGCTGGCCGAGGTAGGGTTCGTTGACATCAAAGAGGAGGTCATCCGGATTCCTTTCAACCCATGGCCGACAGACACATATTCTCGGGACATTGGCCGTTGGTTTAACTTGGTTATGAAGCAGGGATTCCAACCTTTGTGTCTGGCGCCCTTTGCGAGAGGACTCAACAAGTCGTTTTCCGAGATTAACGACTTTGTTGAAGAGGTCAAGGCGGAG GCACATCTTCACAGCGAGAAGACCACAGTGAGTCTCGCTCGTTTGCTTGTTTCTACCACCTTTCTCAAACCACTCGGGTACAACAAGAGCACCCCTGTGGGATAA
- a CDS encoding uncharacterized protein (EggNog:ENOG503NZ4V; COG:H), giving the protein MAMESQPSRSFYNGTGSSQQHEQNTQVYQENGRWYGTNKKGAYMFPVDADEQDRLDIFHKFCLVARKELLHKAPVAVEEPSILDLGCGTGIWTIEMAE; this is encoded by the exons ATGGCGATGGAGTCCCAGCCATCAAGGTCCTTCTATAA CGGCACCGGCTCATCACAACAACATGAGCAAAACACACAAGTGTACCAGGAAAATGGACGATGGTATGGCACCAACAAAAAGGGTGCTTACATGTTCCCCGTTGATGCG GATGAGCAAGACCGCCTAGACATATTTCACAAGTTTTGCTTGGTTGCTCGCAAGGAACTCCTGCACAAAGCCCCGGTCGCGGTAGAAGAACCATCAATTCTTGATCTCGGCTGTGGCACGGGCATCTGGACCATCGAGATGGCCGAGTAA
- a CDS encoding uncharacterized protein (EggNog:ENOG503NVI0; COG:E) → MADPNSEPLPKKNGLDGGSEDETVAAVENGVVVNHSGYRDQLKRQYSLLGLAGIAVTVDNAWVALGSSISVSIVNGGPPGLIFGLIVALFYYTFIGLGLAELASSVPTAGGVYHWATIAGGPKHGRFLGFLTGWINFYGWMFDLAALVQITANITVSMYVIYHRDTYSFEPWHVYVAYLLVLWICILTVIFGNKLLPYTQNAGMFFVIVGGIVTIIVLAAMPKQRASNYFVWGSFDENNLTGWQGGVAFFLGVLNGAFTVGTPDAITHMAEELPHPRRDLPIAIALQIGLGFLYAFCFAIALCYAITDLGILQGGINTYPLVDIYLQATADGEGNQNLGATFGLLFIIWCASMLCCIGTTLTNSRIYWALARDNAVPLSSLFSKVNERLSCPVSATFSLYHIPFFHRPLAIIATGIGAIPLGSEVAFLNLAGSFIILTTVSYAIPFAANVLTGRKHFPKGPFHLGNSGFVINILAVLFITLFDTFYCFPYALPTNAEIMNYNSVILAGVVVITMAWWVVHARRSYPGPKVMGLYVVHDDQVLHGAAPGGGQEVEGFGEKKGKE, encoded by the exons ATGGCCGACCCAAACAGTGAACCACTACCCAAGAAAAACGGATTAGATGGCGGATCAGAGGACGAGACGGTGGCTGCGGTGGAGAATGGAGTTGTTGTCAATCATTCCGGGTACAGAGATCAGTTGAAGAGGCAATACAGCCTTTTGGGGTTGGCAGGGATCGCAGTAACGGTTGACAATGCCTGGGTAGCGTTGGGGTCATCCATCTCGGTCTCTATAG TAAACGGCGGCCCACCAGGCCTCATTTTCGGGCTGATCGTAGCCCTCTTCTACTACACTTTCATTGGCCTAGGACTAGCAGAG ctcgcctcctccgtcccaACAGCAGGAGGCGTCTACCACTGGGCCACCATCGCCGGCGGCCCCAAGCACGGCCGcttcctcggcttcctcaccGGCTGGATCAACTTTTACGGCTGGATGTTCGACCTCGCCGCCCTGGTCCAGATCACGGCCAACATCACCGTCAGCATGTACGTCATCTACCACCGCGACACCTACTCCTTCGAGCCCTGGCACGTCTACGTCGCCTACCTCCTCGTTCTCTGGATTTGCATCTTGACCGTCATCTTTGGCAACAAGCTCCTGCCGTACACCCAGAACGCGGGCATGTTCTTTGTGATTGTGGGCGGGATCGTCACGATTATCGTCTTGGCCGCCATGCCGAAGCAGCGGGCGAGTAACTATTTCGTCTGGGGGAGTTTTGACGAGAACAACCTGACGGGTTGGCAGGGAGGGGTGGCGTTTTTTCTGGGGGTGCTTAATGGGGCTTTTACGGTGGGAACGCCAGATGCGATTACGCATATGGCTGAGGAGCTGCCGCATCCGAGGAGGGATTTGCCCATTGCTATCGCTTTGCagattgggttggggtttttgt ATGCCTTTTGCTTTGCGATTGCGCTTTGTTACGCCATTACCGACCTTGGGATCCTTCAAGGGGGAATTAACACCTACCCGCTGGTGGATATTTACCTTCAGGCGACTGCTGATGGGGAAGGGAACCAGAACCTGGGGGCAACGTTCGGGTTGCTGTTCATCATCTGGTGTGCCTCGATGCTTTGCTGCATTGGCACGACCTTGACCAATTCTCGGATCTACTGGGCTCTGGCTCGGGATAATGCTGTGCCCTTGTCATCACTGTTCAGCAAGGTCAACGAAAGGCTCAGCTGCCCGGTGTCGGCGACGTT TTCTCTCTATCACATCCCTTTTTTCCACCGTCCACTAG CTATAATAGCCACAGGCATAGGCGCCATCCCCCTCGGCTCGGAAGTGGCCTTCCTGAACCTAGCCGGCTCCTTCAtaatcctcaccaccgtctcctACGCCATCCCTTTTGCAGCCAACGTCTTGACGGGTCGGAAACACTTCCCCAAGGgccccttccacctcggcAATTCCGGCTtcgtcatcaacatcctAGCCGTGCTGTTCATCACTCTGTTCGACACCTTCTACTGCTTCCCCTacgccctccccaccaacgcCGAGATTATGAACTACAACTCTGTTATCCttgctggggtggtggttatcACAATGGCTTGGTGGGTCGTCCACGCGAGGAGGAGTTATCCGGGGCCGAAGGTGATGGGCCTGTACGTGGTTCATGATGATCAAGTGCTGCACGGGGCGGCACCTGGTGGCGGGCAGGAAGTAGAGGGTtttggggagaagaaggggaaggagtaG
- the NPT1 gene encoding nicotinate phosphoribosyltransferase (COG:H; EggNog:ENOG503NUQW; BUSCO:EOG09262KJA), whose amino-acid sequence MINFNSGSPYPEGVISFLDTDLYKLTMQCAVLKHYKDVPVTYAFTNRTPEKKLSRKAFNWLEEQIRKLGNISLSAEELQYLKQHCPYFTPEYLEFLSEFRLRPREQVTTTFSPGSEDTGSEDDIGDLDIKISGTWLETILYEIPLLALTSEAYFKFMDTDWTYDGQEEQAFEKGMRLLEAGCVFSEFGTRRRRDYHTQALVFRGLTKASKEAGKKGWSGKLSGTSNVHLAMRFGIPPVGTVAHEWFMGTAAIVGDYTLSTEEALYRWVECFGEGVLGIALTDTFGTPEFLKAFGKPVRHLGEPAPHHTDRKPSVADSFISAVTSATKPAKTEKTYADVFTGVRQDSGDPKTFVKVMRKFYDEQGIHDKKVIVFSDSLNIDRCLEYKQVSEEAGFQPTFGVGTFLTNDFVHTTTGKKSTPLNIVIKLSSAAGRPAIKISDNVGKNTGDKETVQQVKRQLGYVEKEWQEGDESARWGREDDSTKH is encoded by the exons ATGATTAACTTCAACAGCGGTTCACCTTACCCAGAGGGTGTCATCTCTTTTCTGGATACAGATTTGTACAAGCTGACGATGCAATGCGCCGTCCTCAAGCATTACAAAGATGTACCAGTCACCTATGCTTTCACCAACCGGACCCCCGAGAAGAAGCTCTCACGAAAGGCTTTCAACTGGCTCGAGGAGCAGATCAGGAAGCTTGGCAATATTTCCTTGTCAGCTGAGGAGCTCCAGTACCTCAAGCAGCACTGCCCATATTTCACCCCTGAATATCTTGAGTTTCTCTCCGAATTCCGCCTCCGGCCGAGGGAGCAAGTAACAACCACCTTCTCGCCAGGTAGCGAGGACACTGGTTCCGAGGACGACATTGGAGACTTGGACATCAAGATCAGCGGTACCTGGCTGGAAACAATTCTGTACGAAATCCCTCTGTTGGCATTGACCTCTGAAGCCTATTTCAAGTTTATGGATACCGATTGGACGTATGATGGGCAAGAGGAGCAGGCTTTTGAGAAGGGTATGCGCCTGCTCGAGGCCGGTTGTGTGTTTTCAGAATTCGGCACCCGTCGACGGAGAGACTATCACACCCAGGCTTTGGTTTTCAGAGGCCTGACCAAGGCCAGCAAGGAAGCGGGAAAGAAGGGCTGGTCTGGAAAGCTGTCAGGGACCAGCAACGTTCACCTTGCCATGCGCTTTGGCATCCCCCCGGTGGGCACCGTCGCTCACGAATGGTTCATGGGTACTGCTGCCATCGTCGGTGATTACACACTTTCTACCGAGGAGGCTCTCTACCGCTGGGTTGAATGCTTCGGTGAGGGTGTTCTCGGCATTGCTTTGACCGACACCTTTGGTACCCCCGAGTTCCTTAAGGCTTTCGGCAAACCCGTCAGACATCTGGGAGAGCCGGCTCCTCATCACACGGACCGCAAGCCCAGTGTTGCTGATTCCTTCATCTCGGCGGTGACCTCGGCCACCAAGCCGGCCAAGACCGAAAAGACATACGCCGATGTTTTCACTGGTGTCCGACAGGACTCAGGAGACCCCAAGACTTTCGTCAAGGTTATGCGCAAGTTTTATGATGAGCAGGGAATTCATGACAAGAAGGTCATTGTCTTTTCCGATTCTCTCAACATTGACCGGTGCTTGGAGTACAAGCAAGTATCAGAGGAAGCGGGTTTCCAGCCCACATTTGGTGTTGGGACATTCCTGACCAACGATTTTGTTCACACAACGACCGGAAAGAAGTCGACGCCTCTCAACATTGTCATCAAGCTGAGCTCAGCGGCAGGTAGGCCCGCCATCAAGATCAG TGACAACGTTGGCAAAAATACTGGCGACAAGGAGACCGTCCAGCAGGTGAAGCGCCAACTTGGCTATGTCGAAAAAGAATGGCAAGAGGGCGATGAGTCGGCGAGATGGGGCCGCGAGGACGACAGCACCAAGCATTGA
- the UTP4 gene encoding U3 small nucleolar RNA-associated protein (EggNog:ENOG503NUQJ; BUSCO:EOG09260VEY; COG:S), which translates to MDIHRCRFVQYPPQAINSVAFTHSSLPSTSAGKKYLQKHVQVRLAIGRTNGDIEIWNPANGVWHQELVIPGGEDRSVDGLVWVTDPDEEMTDGKIIYGKSRLFSIGYSNEITEWDLEKARAKVHASGQHGDLWCLGVQPLPNKATVNTSRKLVAGTADGNLVLYSIEDGDLKFEKSLIRTPSKKVKFVSITFQNRNVVVVGCSNSTICAYDIRNGELVRQMSLGADLSGGPKSIIVWAVKCLPNGDIVSGDSTGQVRIYDGKTYTQAQRIQSHSQDVLSLAVASDGSKIFSGGMDRKTSVFIQVPGQNRRWSKKYHRRYHTHDVKAMASFEGKGMSVLVSGGPDGNPVVMPLRMAGNENHRTLPNLPQASAVESAPKARFMLSWWGNEVRLWHLPSPAQQILRDASATQNFTSQSLRKNRKLLAKILVRGESHISSATISEDGKLLAAATSTDIKVFQLNYATGQPLEIKKIDLDTSGQGASKVQIAPNKQWISWVEDGSKVMIAKVQPTEDGSYTISSPSKLARLRRQISKNLLLGGLGNYNRNITQLTFSPNSKMLAAADLAGYMDTWVLRVPGDAPLTNGTTTAHHSDDEASSDDSSSDESSSESSADPNAERWTRSPNARLLPKLSSVPVVLSFSPRDDYSLLVVTIQKQVLVFSALQGVLSEWSRRNTYPKLPERFRITRDVMKGVVWQGERIWLWGVSSLFMLDLSRDLEFAEGATVVKGKKDRSKKRKRVDGSGAGGKMEGREVIGPQVVKKMVQGEDGETRWEEMELDGEDDWASTAGGSEFEDDEEEGGELMKLRQGEEEHEEEVGANGTVAVVEKDKKARWWFTYQFRPILGVVGLGEEESEIAVVERPVEADGGKERYFGEGEWER; encoded by the exons ATGGATATCCACCGGTGCCGTTTTGTGCAATATCCTCCCCAAGCCATCAATTCCGTCGCCTTTACACATTCCTCGCTTCCCTCGACCAGCGCCGGCAAGAAATATCTACAGAAACATGTCCAGGTCCGGTTGGCCATAGGAAGGACAAATGGCGACATTGAGATCTGGAACCCCGCTAATGGCGTGTGGCATCAAGAACTCGTGATTCCTGGGGGTGAAGACCGCAGCGTCGATGGCTTAGTCTGGGTTACGGATCCTGATGAGGAGATGACTGATGGCAAAATCATCTACGGCAAATCGAGATTGTTCAGCATTGGGTACAGCAACGAGATCACCGAATGGGATCTGGAAAAAGCCAGAGCCAAGGTACACGCGAGCGGGCAGCACGGCGACCTCTGGTGTCTGGGTGTCCAACCACTCCCCAACAAGGCGACTGTCAACACCAGCCGGAAGCTTGTCGCAGGCACCGCGGATGGCAACCTGGTTCTCTACTCGATCGAGGACGGCGATCTCAAGTTCGAGAAGAGCTTGATCAGAACACCTTCCAAGAAGGTCAAGTTTGTCAGCATCACCTTCCAAAACCGaaacgtcgtcgtcgtcggctgcTCCAACAGCACAATATGCGCATATGATATCCGGAACGGGGAGCTGGTGAGACAGATGTCCCTGGGCGCAGATCTTTCGGGAGGTCCTAAGAGTATCATTGTCTGGGCTGTGAAGTGCCTTCCCAATGGCGACATCGTCTCAGGCGACTCGACCGGCCAGGTGCGCATCTACGATGGCAAGACCTATACTCAGGCGCAAAGAATCCAGAGTCACAGCCAGGATGTCCTGAGCTTGGCTGTTGCCTCTGATGGATCCAAGATCTTCTCTGGCGGCATGGACAGAAAGACCTCGGTGTTCATCCAGGTTCCTGGGCAAAACCGCCGGTGGAGCAAAAAGTATCACAGGAGATATCACACGCATGATGTCAAGGCGATGGCTTCTTTCGAGGGCAAGGGCATGAGCGTGCTGGTATCTGGCG GTCCCGACGGCAACCCCGTGGTGATGCCCTTGCGCATGGCCGGAAACGAGAACCATAGAACATTGCCCAATCTTCCACAAGCATCTGCCGTGGAGAGTGCTCCTAAGGCGCGCTTCATGCTCAGCTGGTGGGGGAACGAAGTCCGACTCTGGCACctgcccagcccagcccagcaaaTCCTCCGCGACGCGTCCGCCACACAAAACTTCACCTCGCAGAGCCTGCGCAAGAACCGCAAGCTGCTCGCAAAGATCTTGGTCAGGGGCGAATCTCATATTTCGTCCGCCACCATCAGCGAAGATGGTAAGCTCCTCGCTGCCGCCACCTCTACAGACATCAAAGTCTTCCAGCTCAATTACGCCACTGGCCAGCCActcgagatcaagaagatcgATCTTGATACTTCTGGCCAAGGCGCGTCCAAGGTCCAGATTGCGCCCAACAAGCAATGGATCTcgtgggttgaggatggaagCAAGGTCATGATCGCCAAGGTTCAACCTACCGAAGACGGCAGCTACACCATCTCGTCTCCTTCAAAACTCGCCCGTCTTAGACGTCAGAtctccaaaaacctcctTCTTGGTGGGCTCGGCAACTACAACAGGAACATCACCCAACTCACCTTTTCCCCAAACAGCAAAATGCTCGCCGCTGCTGACTTGGCCGGGTACATGGACACCTGGGTATTACGCGTCCCCGGGGACGCCCCTTTGACCAACGGCACGACGACGGCCCACCACTCTGATGACGAGGCCTCATCCGATGACTCTTCGTCAGACGAGTCCTCTTCTGAGTCCTCGGCGGACCCCAACGCGGAACGCTGGACCCGCAGCCCCAACGCCCGTCTCCTTCCCAAGCTCTCCTCTGTCcctgtggtgttgtcgttTTCTCCGAGGGATGATTACTCCCTCTTGGTGGTGACCATCCAGAAGCAGGTCCTTGTGTTCAGCGCCCTCCAGGGGGTGCTGTCCGAgtggtcgaggaggaacaCGTACCCCAAGCTCCCCGAGCGGTTCAGGATTACGAGGGACGTCATGAAGGGCGTTGTCTGGCAAGGGGAGAGGATCTGGCTTTGGGGTGTGAGCAGCTTGTTCATGCTGGACTTGTCTAGAGATTTGGAGTTTGCCGAGGGTGCGACTGTTgtcaaggggaagaaggacaggtccaagaagaggaagagggttgaCGGGAGCGGTGCGGGGGGGAAgatggaagggagggaggtgattgggccgcaggtggtgaagaagatggtgcagggggaggatggggagacaaggtgggaggagatggagctggatggggaggatgactgGGCGAGTACAGCTGGGGGGAgtgagtttgaggatgatgaggaggaagggggtgagctgatgaagttgagacagggggaggaggaacatgaggaggaggtgggggctAATGGGACTGTGGCGGTTGTggaaaaggacaagaaggcgaggtggtggtttacGTATCAGTTTAGGCCGATATTGGGGGTTGTCgggcttggggaggaggagagtgagaTTGCTGTTGTGGAGAGGCCGGTGGAGGCGGATGGGGGTAAGGAGAGgtattttggggagggggagtgggagaggtga